Proteins from a single region of Leuconostoc lactis:
- a CDS encoding NAD(P)-dependent oxidoreductase: MNIGIIGATGKLGTLLVEKLTLKGEKPTAVVRNKAKLTTNVPVIEKDIFDLTSEDIKEFDVLVNTFNAPLDDPKQFITSTEHLISILKETKTRLVFAGGAGVLLVDEHTMLVDTPEVPAEFKPIAEAEVTAFKALAEVKDFDWTYMAPPVVMEFDAPHTGNHSFSGNKLGVNAEGKSFISYSDYADAFVEKIFNPENHTIVGVYS; encoded by the coding sequence ATGAATATCGGCATTATTGGTGCAACTGGAAAATTAGGAACTTTATTGGTTGAAAAATTAACTCTTAAGGGTGAAAAACCTACTGCAGTCGTACGAAATAAAGCAAAACTTACAACTAATGTGCCCGTAATTGAAAAGGATATCTTTGATCTAACGTCTGAAGATATTAAAGAATTTGACGTACTAGTAAACACTTTTAACGCGCCCCTTGATGATCCAAAACAATTTATTACATCTACTGAACATTTAATTTCAATTTTAAAAGAAACAAAGACTCGGTTAGTATTTGCTGGTGGTGCAGGTGTATTATTAGTGGACGAGCATACAATGTTAGTTGATACACCAGAAGTACCTGCTGAATTTAAGCCAATCGCTGAGGCTGAAGTTACTGCTTTTAAAGCTTTAGCTGAGGTAAAAGATTTTGATTGGACATACATGGCACCTCCTGTAGTTATGGAATTTGACGCACCTCATACTGGTAATCACTCGTTTTCTGGCAATAAGTTAGGCGTTAATGCTGAGGGTAAAAGCTTTATCAGCTATTCAGACTATGCAGATGCATTTGTGGAAAAAATTTTCAACCCTGAAAACCATACTATTGTTGGTGTATATTCTTAA
- a CDS encoding thioredoxin family protein, whose protein sequence is MVNEIELTTENYEQIVSKGITIVDFRADWCAPCRMMDSVLEKVAEDPSYKNVKFGKVNVDKNMELNVRHSISGIPTFLFYKDGEIIDRSVGLQTKNTVKSMLNSSLNK, encoded by the coding sequence ATGGTAAATGAAATTGAGTTAACAACAGAAAATTACGAACAGATTGTGTCAAAGGGGATAACCATAGTTGATTTTCGTGCGGATTGGTGTGCCCCCTGCAGAATGATGGATTCTGTTCTAGAAAAGGTAGCAGAAGACCCATCATACAAAAATGTTAAATTTGGTAAGGTAAATGTAGATAAAAATATGGAGCTGAATGTTCGTCACTCTATTTCTGGGATTCCAACTTTTTTATTTTACAAGGATGGAGAAATTATTGACAGATCAGTAGGTCTGCAAACAAAGAATACTGTTAAAAGTATGTTAAATAGTTCATTGAATAAATAG
- a CDS encoding recombinase family protein produces MTVYGYARVSTAGQSLNEQKDTLKKAGADIIMSEKYSGTTTTRPQFEKLVHLVEPNDTLIVTKLDRFARNTREALNLIDSLLKEKIVIKVLNLGTIDNTPMGRMIVRTLLSVAEMERDMIIERTQAGKIFAKQHNPNYKEGRPKRKKDSRNTAIFEYSKTHTVKVTAEAFNISPRTVQYIKKLFR; encoded by the coding sequence ATGACAGTTTATGGCTATGCACGCGTCTCAACAGCGGGACAATCGTTAAATGAACAAAAAGATACTTTGAAGAAGGCTGGTGCTGATATCATTATGAGTGAAAAATATTCTGGGACCACTACCACACGTCCTCAATTCGAAAAGTTAGTTCATTTAGTTGAACCAAATGATACTTTGATTGTCACAAAATTAGACCGTTTTGCCCGTAACACGCGAGAAGCGCTAAATTTAATTGACTCCCTATTAAAAGAAAAAATCGTTATCAAAGTTTTAAACTTAGGAACGATTGATAACACTCCTATGGGTCGTATGATTGTTAGAACCTTATTGTCGGTTGCGGAGATGGAACGTGACATGATTATTGAACGTACACAAGCAGGAAAAATATTTGCTAAGCAACACAATCCTAACTATAAAGAAGGCAGACCCAAAAGAAAAAAAGATAGCCGAAATACTGCTATCTTTGAATATTCAAAAACACATACTGTTAAAGTAACTGCCGAAGCATTCAATATTTCACCTAGGACCGTGCAATATATTAAAAAACTATTCAGATAA
- a CDS encoding integrase core domain-containing protein produces the protein MKHSYSLKGHPYDNGRMEAFHSILKREEVYLKAYQTLTEVQAAIGWYINFYNRNRISNVA, from the coding sequence TTGAAACATTCATATTCACTCAAAGGCCATCCGTACGATAATGGCCGTATGGAAGCGTTTCATTCAATATTGAAGCGTGAAGAGGTGTATCTGAAGGCATACCAAACATTAACTGAAGTCCAAGCAGCCATTGGTTGGTATATCAATTTTTATAATCGCAATCGTATCTCAAATGTTGCCTAA
- a CDS encoding DDE-type integrase/transposase/recombinase, translating to MTVDQKPNLIRHLHDLSGVWQTDITYIQLTNHRWVYLATVLDPEKRKVLGYKIGDTMTAELATSALQMALDKHRKPLIIHSDMGSQYTSAEFNIKC from the coding sequence GTGACGGTTGATCAAAAACCCAATCTGATTAGACACTTGCATGATTTGAGCGGTGTTTGGCAAACAGATATCACTTATATTCAGTTGACTAATCACAGATGGGTCTATTTAGCGACCGTTTTGGATCCTGAAAAGAGAAAAGTATTGGGCTATAAAATTGGCGATACAATGACAGCCGAGCTAGCCACAAGTGCCTTACAGATGGCGTTAGATAAGCATCGAAAGCCACTCATTATTCATTCAGATATGGGGTCACAATACACGAGTGCTGAGTTTAATATTAAATGCTAA
- a CDS encoding IS3 family transposase, protein MRILSALKIKPSTYYNWRHWQPSRQEKRRESLKPYILDVWKTFKFYGYRRIAAYSQQTDGPKVSEYMTLKLMRELGIKSRM, encoded by the coding sequence GTGCGTATTTTAAGTGCACTTAAAATCAAACCTAGTACCTATTACAACTGGCGCCATTGGCAGCCCAGTCGACAAGAAAAGCGTAGAGAATCCCTGAAACCTTATATTTTAGACGTTTGGAAAACCTTTAAATTTTATGGTTATCGTCGTATTGCTGCTTATAGTCAACAAACCGACGGTCCGAAAGTATCTGAGTATATGACACTCAAATTGATGCGTGAATTAGGGATTAAATCCCGCATGTAA